A part of Hippopotamus amphibius kiboko isolate mHipAmp2 chromosome 16, mHipAmp2.hap2, whole genome shotgun sequence genomic DNA contains:
- the LOC130837974 gene encoding EP300-interacting inhibitor of differentiation 2-like yields MSELPADSSVPPAGAANDHGDVPQAEVGGGRRAAAPAQPVEASDRATAAAREGPMAAPREGPVAAAREARVAAVARVLAEPAEGEGAEARPRPRPGNGPGLAFVPNLLLPQHFEAMRVYQQGVRRFLEHFALAPGRIPELEGRRRGFVEPWGAREAAFDAEYRRDPQRMDADMLTLSITLTASAVINPLIRELGCDKCTSRE; encoded by the coding sequence ATGTCCGAGCTGCCCGCAGACAGCAGTGTCCCGCCGGCGGGCGCGGCGAATGACCACGGCGACGTCCCGCAGGCGGAGgtaggcggcgggcggcgggcggcggccccggcgcAGCCTGTGGAGGCCAGCGACCGTGCGACGGCGGCGGCCAGGGAAGGTCCGATGGCGGCACCTCGGGAAGGTCCAGTGGCGGCGGCCAGGGAAGCCCGCGTGGCAGCGGTCGCCAGAGTGTTGGCGGAGCccgcggagggagagggtgctgaggccagaccccggcccaggcccggcaacggcccaggcctggctttcgtgccgaatctcctcctccctcagcattTTGAGGCCATGAGAGTTTACCAGCAGGGCGTGCGCCGCTTCCTGGAGCACTTCGCGCTTGCTCCTGGCCGAATTCCGGAGCTGGAAGGACGGCGCAGGGGGTTTGTGGAACCCTGGGGAGCAAGGGAGGCGGCGTTTGATGCGGAATATCGGCGGGATCCTCAGAGGATGGATGCTGATATGTTAACATTGAGTATAACTCTGACTGCGTCTGCAGTTATCAACCCTCTGATACGAGAACTTGGTTGTGATAAGTGTACCAGTAGAGAATAG